The Bacteriovorax sp. BAL6_X genome window below encodes:
- the gyrB gene encoding DNA topoisomerase (ATP-hydrolyzing) subunit B, with protein MENQENQAGSIGKVGQEYGASQISVLEGLEAVRKRPGMYIGDTANRGLHHCVYEIVDNAVDEALAGYCSEIKVIIHVDNSVTVIDDGRGIPVDIHPKEGVSAAELVYTKLHAGGKFNEDGGAYKVSGGLHGVGASVVNALSKWVKVEIKKHGKIHQVEFNHGVTKEPLKVVGELEDKNQTGTSVTFKPDNEIFEVHEFNYDTLTNRFREMAFLNRGLKIVVKDERTDKNETFHYEGGLIQFVEYLNRAKTVVHKEPIYIAESREDYEVEISMQWTDSYSEVLSGYANAITTPGGGTHISGFKTALTRVLNAYAKDNNLLKGIKTNLTGDDMREGLTAIISVKLPELQFEGQTKDKLGNSEVEGIVNSLVGDALKRYLEENPSTAKTIIRKSVDAAAAREAARRARELTRRKSVLDMGGLPGKMADCQEKDPALSEIYIVEGDSAGGSAKQGRDRKYQAVLPLKGKILNVEKARYDKMLGNAEIKMIVQAMGTGIGKGNFDISKLRYHKLVIMTDADVDGSHIRTLILTLLYRQFPELIEQGYVYIAQPPLYKYKKGKKEIYLKDEKALETFLVANAIEGTSINFDGEMIDEEVAKGLINKFTQYDKTLKSYDIHFDTFLLRHLIEEIGITAADLKDRSKLEVIVNKLDEHFKTQESETLRNYTFSIEEDKEHESHLLRINVKTTARTKKFKLSSYFLESSEYADLMNLYDGIQKYKIGKFIVKGEKGDAKEFESLRAFASYIIDDAKQGAYIQRYKGLGEMNPEQLWETTMNPENRTLLQVKIEDTIEADSVFSVLMGDQVEPRRQFVEENALNVRNLDV; from the coding sequence TTGGAAAATCAAGAAAATCAAGCAGGAAGTATTGGTAAGGTCGGACAAGAATATGGTGCAAGCCAGATTAGTGTTCTTGAAGGACTAGAGGCCGTAAGAAAAAGACCAGGGATGTATATTGGGGATACGGCCAATCGTGGTCTACATCACTGTGTATATGAAATTGTTGATAACGCAGTTGATGAAGCGCTTGCAGGTTATTGTAGCGAAATTAAAGTAATTATTCACGTTGATAACTCTGTAACAGTTATCGATGATGGTCGAGGGATCCCTGTAGATATTCACCCAAAAGAAGGTGTGTCAGCGGCAGAACTTGTATATACAAAGCTTCACGCAGGTGGAAAATTTAACGAAGATGGTGGTGCTTATAAAGTTTCAGGTGGTCTACACGGTGTAGGTGCCTCTGTTGTAAACGCCCTATCTAAGTGGGTTAAAGTTGAAATTAAAAAGCATGGGAAAATTCACCAAGTAGAATTCAACCATGGTGTAACTAAAGAGCCACTGAAAGTTGTTGGTGAATTAGAAGATAAAAATCAAACAGGTACTTCTGTTACTTTCAAACCAGATAATGAGATTTTTGAAGTACACGAATTCAATTACGATACACTAACAAATCGTTTTAGAGAGATGGCATTTCTTAACAGAGGTCTTAAGATCGTTGTTAAAGATGAGAGAACTGATAAAAATGAAACTTTCCATTATGAAGGTGGGCTTATTCAATTCGTTGAGTACTTAAACAGAGCAAAGACTGTTGTACACAAAGAGCCAATCTATATTGCAGAATCAAGAGAAGATTATGAAGTTGAAATTTCAATGCAATGGACTGATTCATACTCAGAAGTTCTTTCTGGTTATGCCAACGCCATTACAACTCCAGGTGGTGGAACTCATATCTCTGGATTTAAAACAGCACTAACTCGTGTTCTAAATGCTTATGCAAAAGATAATAACCTGCTTAAAGGAATTAAAACGAATTTAACAGGTGATGATATGAGAGAGGGGTTAACAGCAATTATCTCTGTTAAGCTTCCAGAACTTCAATTCGAAGGTCAGACAAAAGACAAATTAGGTAACTCTGAGGTTGAAGGTATCGTTAACTCTCTAGTTGGTGATGCACTTAAGAGGTACTTAGAAGAAAATCCATCGACAGCTAAAACGATTATTAGAAAATCTGTTGATGCAGCTGCGGCACGTGAAGCTGCTCGTCGCGCTCGTGAATTAACAAGAAGAAAATCTGTTCTTGATATGGGTGGCCTGCCAGGTAAGATGGCAGATTGCCAGGAAAAAGATCCGGCACTTTCTGAAATTTATATCGTAGAGGGTGACTCTGCCGGTGGTTCTGCAAAGCAGGGACGAGATAGAAAGTATCAGGCCGTTCTTCCACTAAAAGGGAAGATCCTTAACGTTGAAAAAGCTCGTTATGACAAAATGCTTGGTAACGCCGAAATTAAAATGATTGTTCAAGCAATGGGAACTGGGATTGGAAAAGGTAACTTTGATATCTCAAAACTTCGTTATCATAAACTAGTTATCATGACAGATGCCGACGTCGATGGTTCACACATTAGAACTCTGATCCTGACACTTCTTTATCGTCAATTCCCTGAACTGATTGAGCAAGGTTATGTTTATATCGCTCAACCACCATTATATAAGTACAAGAAAGGTAAGAAAGAAATTTATCTTAAAGATGAAAAAGCTCTTGAGACTTTCTTAGTTGCAAATGCAATCGAAGGTACTTCTATTAATTTCGATGGTGAAATGATTGATGAAGAAGTTGCTAAAGGCTTAATTAATAAATTTACTCAATATGATAAAACACTTAAGTCATATGATATTCACTTCGATACATTCTTATTAAGACATCTTATTGAAGAAATTGGAATCACAGCTGCTGATCTTAAAGATCGCTCAAAGCTTGAAGTAATTGTTAATAAACTTGATGAACACTTCAAAACACAAGAGTCTGAAACTTTAAGAAATTACACATTCTCAATTGAAGAAGATAAAGAACATGAGTCACACTTACTTCGTATCAATGTTAAGACAACAGCAAGAACGAAGAAGTTCAAACTAAGTTCTTACTTTCTAGAATCTTCTGAGTATGCAGATCTTATGAACCTATATGATGGAATCCAAAAATACAAAATTGGAAAATTTATCGTTAAGGGTGAAAAAGGTGATGCAAAAGAATTTGAATCACTAAGAGCATTTGCATCTTATATTATCGACGATGCTAAACAAGGCGCGTACATCCAACGTTATAAGGGTCTAGGAGAAATGAACCCTGAACAACTTTGGGAAACAACAATGAATCCAGAAAATCGAACTCTTCTCCAAGTTAAGATCGAAGATACAATTGAAGCGGATTCTGTATTCTCTGTTCTAATGGGTGATCAAGTAGAACCAAGAAGACAGTTTGTTGAAGAAAACGCACTTAATGTTAGAAATCTGGACGTATAG
- a CDS encoding DNA replication/repair protein RecF, translating to MKLVKLQVTNFRNLEPDIISFNGNINCILGENGNGKTNILEALHVLVTRKSFRKNTTFPQLLSIDGDNPEILFSSLFDHDGDNITFSGKMNPQGSTWALNGKNTKKKLDAKLVFINPFDSYSFSNIPSFRRKWFDDHLSMLSRDYKKVLNQYNSALRFRNILLSKKPSQFREQLNVIDRQMADYAYELVAMRNQFVTELIPFCENTYRDIFSEDHSLKIEVDSRFHGYSPEMIFDYMQQRLEKDLVVGHTTYQVHKDDYVLLFDGMNAYEFCSLGQQKMSYLSLLFAYIELFRYNFNTYPIVLIDDVSGELDKARWGRLVKFLEQREFQVLITTANEKFKEELERINGANKIYISNGSVN from the coding sequence TTGAAACTTGTAAAACTTCAGGTAACAAATTTTCGAAACCTAGAGCCAGATATAATTTCTTTTAACGGAAATATAAATTGTATTCTAGGTGAGAACGGAAATGGAAAAACAAATATCTTAGAAGCTTTACATGTCTTAGTAACGAGAAAATCATTTCGTAAAAACACAACTTTTCCACAGTTATTAAGTATTGATGGGGATAACCCTGAGATATTATTTTCTTCATTGTTTGATCACGACGGAGACAATATTACTTTCAGTGGAAAGATGAATCCTCAAGGATCTACTTGGGCCCTAAACGGTAAGAATACGAAAAAGAAGCTCGATGCAAAACTAGTTTTTATCAATCCATTTGATTCATATTCTTTTTCAAATATCCCAAGCTTTAGAAGAAAGTGGTTTGATGACCATTTATCTATGCTAAGTCGCGATTATAAGAAAGTATTAAATCAGTACAATTCTGCCCTTAGGTTTAGAAATATTCTTCTCTCAAAGAAGCCTTCACAATTTCGTGAACAGTTAAATGTTATTGATCGCCAAATGGCCGACTATGCTTATGAGCTAGTGGCCATGAGAAATCAATTCGTCACTGAACTTATTCCATTTTGTGAAAATACATATCGCGATATCTTTTCGGAAGATCATTCACTTAAAATCGAAGTTGATTCTCGTTTTCATGGTTATTCACCAGAGATGATCTTTGATTATATGCAACAAAGACTAGAAAAGGACCTAGTTGTAGGGCATACGACCTATCAAGTTCATAAAGATGACTACGTGCTTCTATTTGATGGGATGAATGCATACGAATTTTGTTCTTTAGGCCAACAAAAAATGTCTTATTTGAGCCTCTTATTTGCCTATATAGAGCTATTTAGGTATAACTTTAACACCTATCCAATTGTACTTATCGACGACGTCTCAGGGGAACTAGACAAGGCGAGATGGGGTAGGCTGGTTAAATTTTTGGAACAACGAGAGTTCCAAGTTTTAATTACGACAGCTAATGAAAAATTTAAGGAAGAATTAGAAAGAATTAATGGCGCAAATAAGATCTATATTTCGAACGGTTCCGTTAACTAG
- the dnaN gene encoding DNA polymerase III subunit beta yields the protein MKLRVDTDNLRDALNKILTVIDKKNSRPILTYTLLTVSNDKIYLSATDLEVSAKYSINASTEGTASFCINAKNLFDILKELPNTDINIELEDGENLLKINCEEIHYSLLIYEADEFPKLHFGSENTFTLNSDDLLNLITKTSYAISNDETRLHFNGIYFQEVEGKLRAVSTDGHRLSLIENDISEQNNEALINGIIIPKKGVAELRKIAETYPGANLFISVDDSYLYVTANEQYQLGIRLIAREYPKYQAVIPAKTTYSLTADKEIIQNAIRRIKIMSNEKSNAVKIKLTENHMTISANHPSLGDAKETIPVDYEGKEIEIGFNARFLLDSIAILNTENVTFEFNNEFSAVIVRSNDIQNYLGIIMPLRI from the coding sequence ATGAAGCTTAGGGTTGATACAGATAACTTAAGAGATGCATTAAATAAAATTTTAACTGTTATTGATAAGAAGAATTCAAGACCGATATTAACATATACGTTACTAACTGTTAGCAATGATAAAATATATCTTTCAGCTACAGATCTTGAAGTATCAGCAAAGTATTCAATTAATGCATCAACTGAAGGAACAGCTTCATTTTGTATAAACGCTAAGAACCTATTTGATATATTAAAAGAACTTCCTAACACAGATATCAACATTGAGTTGGAAGATGGTGAAAATCTTCTAAAAATAAATTGTGAAGAAATTCATTATTCACTTTTAATTTACGAAGCAGATGAATTTCCTAAATTACATTTTGGAAGCGAAAATACTTTCACGCTAAATTCAGACGATCTATTAAACTTAATTACTAAAACTTCATATGCTATTTCAAACGATGAAACGAGACTTCACTTTAACGGAATTTATTTTCAAGAAGTAGAAGGGAAGTTAAGAGCTGTCTCAACTGATGGACATCGTCTGTCTTTAATTGAAAATGATATCTCAGAACAAAATAACGAAGCTCTTATCAATGGAATTATTATTCCTAAGAAGGGTGTAGCAGAACTAAGAAAAATCGCAGAAACTTATCCAGGTGCTAATCTGTTTATTTCTGTTGATGACTCATATTTATATGTGACAGCTAATGAACAATATCAACTTGGTATTCGTTTAATTGCTAGAGAGTATCCAAAGTATCAAGCAGTAATTCCTGCTAAAACAACTTATTCTCTAACAGCTGATAAAGAGATTATTCAAAACGCTATTAGACGTATTAAGATTATGTCTAATGAGAAGTCTAATGCAGTAAAGATTAAGCTTACTGAAAACCATATGACGATCTCTGCAAACCATCCGTCACTTGGTGATGCTAAAGAGACAATTCCAGTTGATTACGAAGGTAAAGAAATTGAAATAGGTTTTAATGCTCGTTTTCTATTGGATTCAATTGCTATTCTAAATACAGAGAATGTTACTTTTGAATTTAATAATGAATTTTCAGCGGTAATTGTAAGATCAAATGATATCCAAAATTATCTTGGAATCATTATGCCACTTAGAATCTAG
- the dnaA gene encoding chromosomal replication initiator protein DnaA — translation MQGNFPFNEFLKNSNPSSNKINNIEDLANKNIIEDPFNIKQNLSQPSYNKSSLSDDFFSAEELDMMNTEIHNSLRSLVNAQKYASFFQGDFFKLMNIDGERAIFSTTTNFIKSFIEKNLSQISQSIVNTLGKSYQIEIVANNNNNLAQPSLSQHLNNGPIEPSLNRPKSANEISFSLDLEPVQEDLLSQVESKYIDHVSDDYNNIVIDRSKTFKNFVIGPSNNMAYAASVAIAKSPGKAGKYPSLYIHSNSGLGKTHLLHAMANGIHNQYPHYVICLITARDFMKEMIESIRNKQLPEFRSKYSDKVDVLMIDDVHELKGKEGTQREFFHIFNELYQKGKQLIFTSDKTPQEINGLEERIKTRLQWGLVVDIQKPDIETRVAIINAKADDLDLFLSEDIVNLIACNVKNSIRELEGALIKLSAYSDIMKVDIELEMVKEVLGLRDYEDEKKITIEGITKQTSQYFKIPVADLKSKSRVKDIANARFVAMYLCRKLASATHEEIGQFFGGRDHSSVVHAEQKISKQLSQDPMLSKTIMTIENSL, via the coding sequence ATGCAGGGAAATTTTCCTTTTAATGAATTTTTAAAGAATTCTAACCCATCAAGTAACAAAATCAATAACATAGAAGATCTTGCCAATAAGAATATTATTGAGGATCCCTTCAATATTAAGCAAAATTTGAGTCAACCATCGTATAATAAGTCTAGCCTATCTGATGATTTCTTTAGTGCTGAAGAACTAGATATGATGAACACGGAGATTCATAACTCTCTGAGATCATTAGTAAATGCTCAAAAATATGCATCATTTTTCCAAGGCGATTTCTTCAAATTAATGAATATTGATGGTGAAAGAGCTATATTTTCAACAACGACTAACTTTATTAAGTCTTTTATTGAGAAGAATCTGAGCCAAATAAGCCAAAGCATTGTAAATACGTTAGGAAAATCATACCAAATTGAGATTGTAGCTAATAATAACAATAACTTAGCTCAACCTAGCCTATCTCAACACTTAAATAATGGTCCTATAGAACCAAGTCTAAATAGACCAAAGTCGGCCAATGAAATCTCATTTTCATTAGACCTTGAACCGGTACAGGAAGACCTACTTTCACAAGTTGAATCTAAGTATATTGATCACGTGAGTGATGACTATAATAATATCGTTATCGATCGAAGCAAAACATTTAAAAACTTTGTCATCGGTCCATCAAATAATATGGCCTATGCAGCTTCTGTTGCGATTGCAAAAAGTCCAGGTAAAGCAGGTAAATATCCATCTCTTTACATTCACTCAAATTCAGGACTTGGTAAGACTCACCTCTTACATGCTATGGCCAACGGTATTCACAATCAATATCCTCACTATGTAATCTGCTTAATCACAGCACGTGATTTCATGAAGGAAATGATTGAATCGATTCGTAATAAACAACTACCAGAATTCCGTTCAAAGTATTCTGATAAAGTTGATGTTCTTATGATTGATGATGTTCATGAACTTAAAGGCAAAGAAGGAACACAACGTGAGTTCTTCCATATCTTTAATGAGCTATATCAAAAAGGAAAACAACTAATTTTCACATCTGATAAAACTCCACAAGAGATTAACGGACTAGAAGAAAGAATTAAAACTCGCCTACAATGGGGCCTAGTTGTTGATATTCAAAAACCAGATATTGAAACACGCGTAGCAATTATTAATGCTAAGGCAGATGATCTTGACCTATTCCTATCTGAAGATATTGTTAACCTAATTGCATGTAATGTTAAAAACTCGATTAGAGAGCTTGAGGGTGCTCTAATTAAGCTTTCAGCCTACTCTGACATCATGAAGGTCGATATCGAATTAGAGATGGTTAAAGAAGTTCTAGGACTTAGAGACTACGAAGACGAAAAGAAAATTACAATTGAAGGAATTACTAAGCAAACTTCACAGTATTTTAAAATTCCTGTTGCTGATCTTAAGTCTAAGTCACGTGTAAAAGATATTGCTAATGCACGCTTTGTGGCCATGTACTTATGTCGTAAGCTTGCAAGTGCAACACATGAAGAGATTGGTCAATTCTTTGGTGGACGTGATCACAGCTCTGTTGTTCACGCTGAACAAAAGATTTCAAAACAACTGTCTCAAGATCCAATGCTTTCTAAGACAATTATGACGATTGAAAATTCGTTATAA
- the rpmH gene encoding 50S ribosomal protein L34 yields the protein MSKRTWQPKRKKRMRVHGFLKRMESAGGRNVIKARRAKGRKQLTVSHGKK from the coding sequence ATGTCTAAAAGAACTTGGCAGCCAAAAAGAAAGAAAAGAATGAGAGTACACGGATTCCTTAAAAGAATGGAATCTGCAGGTGGGCGTAACGTTATCAAAGCTCGTAGAGCTAAGGGACGTAAGCAACTTACAGTTTCTCACGGTAAGAAATAA
- the rnpA gene encoding ribonuclease P protein component produces the protein MTSVDSTFDKSSRLLSTEDFSYLRKNSHVVTDRWLRIYYKPSRLNSEVSRVGFSVTKKVGKANKRNLCKRIIREFFRKSSYRNNGKDFMIVVSNRLFKNSQNPKEDLRNSLVNAFAKIQ, from the coding sequence ATGACATCAGTTGATAGCACTTTTGATAAAAGTTCAAGACTGCTATCAACTGAAGATTTTTCTTATTTAAGAAAAAATTCTCATGTAGTCACTGATCGTTGGCTTCGTATTTATTACAAGCCATCACGTCTAAACTCTGAAGTTTCTAGAGTTGGTTTTTCTGTTACTAAAAAAGTCGGTAAAGCTAATAAACGCAATCTTTGTAAGAGAATTATTAGAGAATTCTTCCGTAAGAGTTCCTATCGTAATAATGGTAAGGACTTTATGATTGTTGTCTCTAATCGTCTTTTTAAAAATTCACAAAATCCTAAAGAAGATCTTCGTAATTCCCTTGTGAACGCCTTTGCAAAAATTCAATAA
- the yidC gene encoding membrane protein insertase YidC: MNNDQKRTVLAFVLTGVIVFTWQALFSSNQPVQQPVKQEQVQNQNTQGTTASAETKPIATQTNKATNLTSVTLKAGSFFYTVNSDLSFSEAVGNKTSMTLKELSDKDNFFNFKLIDTNNNLQNFNFVFDEQTQENEVVGNDLNKQISIRLKLENDGRLSYQLNGDQDFRLSYNMSATEKQSDNRTYRQYVVQGIDTDRYNLESDEKGEGSLKWVALDFNHHVFFNVFNEKQTINYMATENGEIFFQTVNGKKNYNGYVLYALKNYDYLLGFDNQLDLSIDFGIFGIFAVPILKAMQMLYTYVGNYGIAIILLTIVIRLATYPLQAKSFRSMKKMQVLQPEIAKLKEKYADEPMKQQKETMELFKRSGASPLGGCLPMVLQIPIFIAFYQAISNSVELVGSPFYFWLTDLSAKDPYYILPAIMGITMLVQTKLNPSTSADPNQQKIMYIMPIVFIFIMKDLPAGLNLYFTVSNILGIAQQLYVYKTAEA, encoded by the coding sequence ATGAATAATGACCAAAAACGCACTGTCTTAGCGTTTGTTCTTACTGGTGTAATTGTCTTTACATGGCAAGCACTTTTCAGTTCAAACCAACCAGTTCAACAACCAGTTAAGCAAGAACAAGTACAAAATCAAAACACACAAGGCACAACAGCTTCTGCAGAAACGAAGCCAATTGCTACGCAAACAAATAAAGCTACTAATCTAACTTCAGTAACTCTTAAAGCAGGTTCTTTTTTCTATACAGTAAATAGTGATCTTTCTTTTAGTGAAGCTGTTGGAAATAAAACATCAATGACTTTAAAAGAGCTTTCTGACAAAGATAACTTTTTTAACTTCAAACTAATTGATACGAATAACAATCTACAAAACTTCAACTTTGTTTTTGATGAACAAACTCAAGAGAATGAAGTTGTAGGTAATGATCTTAATAAGCAAATCTCAATTCGTTTAAAATTAGAAAATGATGGCCGTCTTTCTTACCAGCTTAATGGTGATCAAGATTTTAGACTTTCATACAATATGTCAGCTACTGAAAAACAATCTGATAATAGAACTTATCGTCAGTACGTTGTTCAGGGAATAGATACTGATCGTTATAATCTTGAATCAGACGAGAAAGGTGAGGGGAGCTTAAAGTGGGTTGCCTTAGATTTTAATCACCATGTATTCTTTAATGTATTTAATGAAAAACAAACAATCAATTACATGGCCACTGAAAACGGTGAGATCTTTTTCCAAACTGTAAATGGAAAGAAGAACTACAATGGTTATGTTCTTTACGCTCTTAAAAATTATGACTACCTTTTAGGTTTTGATAATCAACTAGATCTTTCAATTGATTTTGGAATCTTTGGAATCTTTGCTGTTCCAATTCTTAAAGCAATGCAAATGCTTTACACTTATGTAGGTAACTACGGTATTGCTATTATCCTTTTAACAATTGTTATTCGTCTTGCAACTTATCCTCTTCAAGCTAAGTCTTTTAGATCGATGAAAAAGATGCAAGTACTACAACCTGAAATCGCGAAGCTTAAAGAAAAATATGCTGATGAACCAATGAAGCAGCAAAAAGAAACAATGGAGTTATTTAAGAGATCTGGTGCTTCTCCACTAGGTGGATGTCTTCCAATGGTTCTTCAAATTCCAATTTTCATTGCTTTCTATCAAGCAATTTCAAACTCTGTTGAACTTGTTGGTTCACCTTTCTATTTTTGGTTAACTGACCTTAGTGCGAAAGATCCGTACTATATTCTTCCTGCAATTATGGGGATTACAATGCTTGTGCAAACAAAGCTTAATCCTTCAACTTCTGCAGATCCAAATCAACAGAAGATTATGTACATTATGCCGATCGTCTTCATTTTCATCATGAAAGACCTTCCAGCTGGTTTAAACCTGTATTTCACAGTTTCAAACATTCTGGGAATTGCACAACAACTATACGTTTATAAAACTGCAGAAGCATAA
- a CDS encoding tRNA modification GTPase, producing the protein MIYETDDLPIVACSTGLNENTAIGVIRLSGFSNIGSIGPFFKKDLSSLEIRKATFTKLYDQDGNFLDEVVITYFKGPHSYNGENILEIAAHGNTLNLKRIMNAFINSGDFRLAKNGEFTYRALKNKKLSLAQVEGLDALLNASSSLMLDEGLKLLNGSLYQKYTDLYEKFLKLKAAVEINIDFAEDVGEEQSQKLLDDAVADISGHITSLHRSASVNAKSLMSPDIVLCGEPNAGKSSLFNLFLNESRSIVSDIAGTTRDYISEYISLGNETFKLVDTAGLRNTTDVIEEEGIKRSRNLIENAFYKILLVNINEVEKYQYHDIKETLFDALIFTHFDEFKGSLNLDKLEEKLPKAIKYYSADTSKGEGSLVEISGPIGPDTQSGSIEPVKKDLGPMGASHKNGPTGAKSETNQNTGPIEPAHITELITQDILCKYTKLRNSDPISIERHRVVINDIYSKFTEFSNNIKYLDDIAIISSEVSILEKKTAELIGIISPDDTLTHIFTNFCIGK; encoded by the coding sequence ATGATATACGAAACGGATGACCTTCCTATTGTCGCTTGCTCGACTGGCCTAAATGAAAATACGGCCATAGGGGTTATCCGTTTATCTGGTTTTTCTAATATTGGTTCTATAGGACCATTTTTCAAAAAAGATTTATCAAGCCTTGAAATTCGTAAAGCAACTTTTACAAAATTATATGACCAGGACGGAAATTTCCTAGATGAAGTCGTTATTACGTATTTTAAGGGCCCTCATAGTTATAATGGTGAAAATATACTAGAGATAGCTGCACACGGTAATACGCTCAATTTAAAGCGTATTATGAATGCATTCATTAACTCTGGTGATTTTCGTTTAGCAAAGAATGGTGAATTCACTTATCGAGCACTAAAGAATAAGAAACTCTCTCTTGCTCAAGTCGAAGGACTTGATGCACTTTTAAATGCTTCTTCTTCTCTAATGCTTGATGAAGGTCTTAAACTTCTTAATGGAAGCCTTTATCAAAAATACACAGACCTCTACGAAAAGTTCTTAAAACTAAAAGCAGCTGTTGAAATTAATATCGACTTTGCTGAAGACGTAGGGGAGGAACAGTCTCAAAAACTATTAGATGATGCTGTTGCTGATATCAGTGGTCATATTACTTCACTTCATCGAAGTGCCAGTGTGAATGCTAAGAGTTTAATGTCTCCAGACATTGTTCTTTGTGGTGAGCCCAATGCCGGTAAGAGTTCATTATTCAATTTATTTCTAAATGAATCGAGATCAATCGTTTCTGATATTGCTGGAACTACTCGTGATTATATTTCGGAATATATTAGTCTTGGAAATGAAACTTTCAAATTAGTTGATACGGCCGGACTTCGCAATACCACTGACGTTATTGAAGAAGAAGGGATTAAGAGAAGTCGTAATTTAATTGAAAATGCTTTCTATAAAATTCTTCTTGTAAATATTAATGAAGTCGAAAAATATCAGTATCACGATATTAAAGAGACTCTTTTTGATGCTCTTATCTTTACACATTTTGATGAATTTAAAGGCTCTTTGAACTTAGATAAGTTAGAAGAAAAACTTCCAAAGGCTATTAAATACTATAGTGCCGACACTTCAAAAGGCGAAGGAAGTCTTGTTGAAATAAGTGGTCCTATCGGACCAGATACACAAAGTGGTTCTATAGAACCAGTTAAAAAAGACCTTGGTCCTATGGGGGCAAGCCACAAGAATGGTCCTACAGGGGCAAAATCTGAAACTAATCAGAATACTGGTCCTATAGAACCAGCTCATATAACTGAGTTAATTACTCAAGATATATTGTGTAAGTATACGAAATTACGTAATAGTGATCCTATTTCAATAGAGAGACACCGTGTTGTTATCAATGATATTTATAGTAAATTCACAGAGTTTTCTAATAATATCAAGTATTTAGATGATATCGCTATTATATCTTCTGAAGTTTCAATACTTGAAAAGAAAACTGCTGAACTCATTGGAATTATTAGTCCTGACGATACTCTTACACATATATTTACCAACTTCTGTATAGGTAAATAA